The window AATTCATTAACACTGACCTGCAGTgagcgggaggcggcgggggagGGGCAGCACGCGGGCCTGGAGGCGGGAACAGAAGGGGGAGGGGCTTCGTTAATCAATTCACCGCTAATTAACCCCTCCCCCTAATTACCTCGTTAATTACCCCCCCCAATTAACGGCCCCACCTTCCTGCGGGGCAAGCTGTCCGAGTCTGAGTCGCTGATGACGTCATCGACAAACtctggggggagggggcggggtcAGCGCGGCCACGCCCCCTTTCTGAGGCCACGCCCCCCTCCTGCACTCACCCAATGGCGCCACGTGGAGGCGGAGCCTGCGCGGGGCGGGGTGGGGCTTGGCAGGCCTGGAGGCGGAGCTAAAAAGGGGGCGGGGTTAGTCAAAGGGGCGGGGCTACGCAAAAGGGGCGGGGCTTTGGGGAGGGGCTACGCACCAGTGGGCGGGCTCCAGCTGGTGGCAGCTCGACCTCAGGAGGCGGGGCAAGGAGGCTGAGGGGCGGGGCTTAGCGTCAGGGGGCGTGGCTTCGTGCGTTAAGCCCCGCCCCCCGAATAAGCCCTGCCTACCGCGGTGGGCGTGGCCCATGTCCAGCAGGTACCGGCTGAGGATTGGCAGCTCTCGGGGGCGGGGCCCGGGGCCCGATTGGCTCCACACCActtcctgcagctgtggggGGCGGGGCTTAGAACGGGGGCGGGGCATCGCGCGACCACACCCACTCGCCCCCCCATTAAGCCCCACCCCCAGACCTACCCTCCCCACTCCCTCAGCCCCGCCCTTTTAGGCCCCACCTCTTTGTTGGGCGGGCCCAGCGCGTGACCACGCCCCCAAGAGCCCCACCCAACCACACCCCGCCCACTATGCCCCGCCCACCGTCAAAGCCCCGCCCCCAAGCCCCCAttccccgctccccgctccctcccagcccccccatTTAAGCCCTGCCCCTCCTAGGCCACGCCCCCTCCTAGGCCACGCCCTCGAGGCCACACCCCCCTCGAGGCCACGCCCACCTGGGAGAggtcggggggggggcagggcgCTCTCGAGGCGCTGCAGGAACTCGTAGAAGAGGCTCTCCAGGGCCTGCAGGAATGGCTCCCCGTAGtcccgccccgccgggccctGCGCgacactgggaggcactgggagggaactgggagCAACTgggagcccccccggcaccTCCCCGCCACTCCTCGGGGGGGACTGGGGGGGCTGGGAGCAACTGCAAGGGGGCTGGGAGCAACTGGGAGGCACTAGGAGCAactgggagggcactgggagcaactgggagggcactgggagcaAATGGGAGGCACTAGGAGCAACTGGGAGGGTACTGGGAGCAactgggagggcactgggagTAACTGCAAGGGGGCTGGGAGCAACTGGGAGGGTACTGGGAGCAACTGGGAGGGCGCTGGGAGCAACTGGGAGGCACTAGGAGCAACTGGGAGGGTACTGGGAGCAactgggagggcactgggagcaactgggagggcactgggagcaactgggagggcactgggagcaACTGGGAGGCACTAAGCCCTACTGGAAGACCCCAGAGTCATACTGGGAAGGAGTGGACCATACTGGGATGCCCCAGCACCCTACTGGGAGATTCTGGGTCCTACTGGAAGACCCCAAGGACCCACTGGAAAGGCCCCAGGCCCTACTGGGAGGCCCCTGAACCATACTGGGAGACCCCACGGCCCTACTGGAGACCCCACAACCCTACTGGGAggccctgggctgtgctgggaagcaCTGGGACATACTGGGAGGCCCCAAGGTCCTACTGGGAGACCCCAAGACCCTACTGGGAGACCCCAAGACCCTACTGGAAGACCCCAAGACCCTACTGGGAGACCCCAAGGCCCTACTGGGAGACCCCAAGGCCCTACTGGAAGACCCCAAGACCCTACTGGGAGACCCCAAGGCCCTACTGGGAGACCCCAAGGCCCTACTGGGAGACCCCAAGGACCTACGGGAAGATCTCAAGGATCTCCTGGAAGACCCCAGGGCCGTATGGGAGACCCTAGGGCCctactgggaggcactgggccGTACTGGGAGGACCTACCCGCAGGTacgccgcccgccgccggccgTCCCCCAGCAGCGCCAGCACCAGCTCGCGGAAGCTGTCCTGCGCCTCCTCCACCAGCGCCAGGTCCCGCGGGGTctgggggggcaccggggggtgAGGGGACGTCCCCGCGcgtcccccccgtccccacgtgtccccctcccccccccccccccggtgcccacCGCCTGGCCGTGCCCCGCCATGGCCGCGCCGTCGCCCTCGGGGAAGAAGGCGTCGATGGCGTCCAGGATCCGGCCGTCCGGCTGCGCCTCCTGCAGCATCCGCACCACCACCTGCGGGGAGGGGGCAAGATGGCCGCCGAGGGGGCAAGATGGCCACCGAGGGGGAGAGATGGCCACCGAGGGGGCAAGATGGCCACCGAGGGGGCAAGATGGCCACTGAGGGGGCAAGATGGCCGCCGAGGGGGAGAGATGGCCACTGAGGGGGCAAGATGGCCGCCAAGGGGGCGAGATGGCCACCGAGGGGGTGAAGTGGCCACTGAGGGGGCGAGATGGCCGCCGAGGGGGCAAGATGGCCGCCGAGGGGGCAAGATGGCNNNNNNNNNNNNNNNNNNNNNNNNNNNNNNNNNNNNNNNNNNNNNNNNNNNNNNNNNNNNNNNNNNNNNNNNNNNNNNNNNNNNNNNNNNNNNNNNNNNNAAAACGGTCAAGGAGGAAGAAGATGGCGGCCAAAGAGGGAGGAAGATGAGGGAGCAAGATGGCCGACAAGGGAAGACGGCCTGCGGTTGCGTCTTGTGAGGCATGATGGGAAGGGTGTCGGCCATGTTACGAGGCCCGAGGGATGATGGGAAGGCTGTCGGCCATCTTGTAGGGCTCAAGGGGTGATGGGAAGGGCGTCGGCCATGTCTTGTGGGAGATGACGGGAAGGGCGAGAGGGCCTAGGGGGTGCTGGGAAGGGCGTCGGCCATCTTGTAGGGCCCGAGGCATGATGGGAAGGGTACTCACGGCGGCCTGCAGGCCGAGGCGCAGGCGGGCCCCGTGCCGGAAGCCGATGGCGCCCGGGGCCGCGCGCCCCACGGCCTCCATCACGCGCA of the Oxyura jamaicensis isolate SHBP4307 breed ruddy duck unplaced genomic scaffold, BPBGC_Ojam_1.0 oxyUn_random_OJ70935, whole genome shotgun sequence genome contains:
- the TINF2 gene encoding TERF1-interacting nuclear factor 2, encoding MGRSDVSPPLALRLALAGAWHVVRGRSLGQFPRVLRVMEAVGRAAPGAIGFRHGARLRLGLQAAVVVRMLQEAQPDGRILDAIDAFFPEGDGAAMAGHGQATPRDLALVEEAQDSFRELVLALLGDGRRRAAYLRGPAGRDYGEPFLQALESLFYEFLQRLESALPPPRPLPAAGSGVEPIGPRAPPPRAANPQPVPAGHGPRPPRLLAPPPEVELPPAGARPLLRLQACQAPPRPAQAPPPRGAIGVCR